Proteins encoded within one genomic window of Melospiza melodia melodia isolate bMelMel2 chromosome 27, bMelMel2.pri, whole genome shotgun sequence:
- the ZMYM4 gene encoding zinc finger MYM-type protein 4 isoform X2: MAEAKEEGPGPRGRFEDKSDAVFDITEKCGEILDAEMSEDAEHNLAPALDSLSYGAPNRAGAENSLQGDDHDYFLNSGDLAGIPVVGSDNEDEQNFTPKDTLSSAIHDEDHLQEGKRVPDHELDSEKEIQVQNAIQKDLTSPFEQGPVFKSLRKDFSRTRDNGKETFSAKDKNREGHFQEREKRLEKIPKDMDSRLKSSFLDKAVHNQVEETLRTQLAPQTPETNFRESSYLFSSKESIGQELGNSFAPNIRIKKEPLDDEYAKAMAPQQGLLDKIKDEPGNSEEYGQQPKSQEGELKISAVFSVSGNPLVPQLSSGFQPAVASSGMSKMLPSVPSTAVRVSCSGCKKILQKGQTAYQRKGSTQLFCSTLCLTGYTIPASRPPASTKKTCSSCSKEILNPKDVITAQFDNTDFSKDFCSQSCLSTYELKRKPIVTIHTNSISSKCSMCQKNAVIRHEVNYQNVVHKLCSDACFSQFRSANNLTMNCCEYCGGYCYSGSGQCHILQIEGQSKKFCSSICVTGYKQSAKITPCTLCKSLRSSAEMVEGTNNLGKMELFCSVNCLSAYRVKLVTSSGVQVQCNSCKTSANPQYHLAMSDGSIRNFCSYNCVVAFQNLFNKPTGLNSSVVPLSQGQVIVSIPSGTVSATGTTSTVSPSSTSSPAAAGLQRLAAQCQQVTFTRSVVKIKCHHCNRSFATKPELLDYKGKMFQFCGKTCCDEYKKKGNMMALCEYCRFEKIIKETVRVSGIDKTFCSEVCKLLYKHDLSKRWGNHCKMCSYCLQTSPKLVQNHFGGKTEEFCSEECMSKFTVLFYQMAKCDGCKRQGKLNESIKWQGEMKHFCNLLCILLFCKQQSAPDPPLPNNTANLSMAPASSSGPPSLRKDSTPVIANVVSLASTPAAQPTVNSNNVLQGAVPTVTAKTIGDASTQTDALKLPSSKPPRLLKNKALLCKPITQTKATSCKPHTQNKECQTEGEEAPAQPQIIVVPVPVPVFVPVPLHLYTQYTPVPLGMPIPVPVPMLIPTTPDNADKIIENIQENKEKVSINPFEADLLQMAEMIAEDAERDKTHSHGGSQTSEHELFLDPKIFEKDQGSTYSGDLESEAVSTPHSWEEELNHYTLRSNALPEPDPELKPFSKGDVEQDLEADFPSDSFDPLSKGPGLHSRSRARRRHRDGFPQPKRRGRKKSVVAVEPRGLMQGSYPGCSVSGMTLKYMYGVNAWKNWVQWKNAQEEQGDLKFSVHPVKLKEDILSCTFAELSFGLCQFIQEVRRPNGEKYDPDSILYLCLGIQQYLFENGRIDNIFTEPYSRFMIELTKLLKIWEPTILPNGYMFSRIEEEHLWECKQLGAYSPIVLLNTLLFFNTKYFQLKNVSEHLKLSFAHVMRRTRTLKYNTKMTYLRFFPPFQKQEVESDKLSVGKRKRSEDEEVPTAVEMAENTDNPLRCPVRLYEFYLSKCSESVKQRSDVFYLQPERSCVPNSPIWYSTLPIDPGTLDIMLTRILMVREVHEELAKVKSEDSDIELSD; encoded by the exons ATGGCGGAGGCCAAGGAGGAGGGGCCCGGCCCCCGCGGCAGG TTTGAAGATAAATCTGATGCGGTATTTGATATTACAGAAAAAT gtggTGAAATTCTGGATGCAGAGATGTCTGAGGACGCTGAGCACAACTTAGCACCTGCCCTGGACAGCTTGTCTTACGGAGCACCCAACCGAGCAGGAGCTGAGAATTCACTGCAGGGTGATGATCATGATTATTTTCTGAACTCTGGGGATCTTGCAGGCATACCTGTTGTTGGGAGTGACAACGAAGATGAGCAGAATTTCACTCCAAAAGACACTCTTTCTTCAGCAATTCATGATGAAGATCATCTGCAAGAGGGCAAGAGAGTTCCAGATCATGAACTGGACAGTGAAAAAGAAATTCAGGTTCAGAATGCAATCCAGAAGGATCTCACTTCCCCCTTTGAGCAGGGCCCTGTATTTAAATCACTTCGAAAAGATTTTAGCAGAACACGAGATAATGGCAAAGAGACTTTTTCAGCCAAGGACAAGAATAGAGAAGGACATTTTCAAGAACGTGAAAAACGATTGGAAAAAATCCCTAAAGATATGGATTCTAGATTGAAAAGCAGTTTTCTTGACAAAGCAG TTCATAATCAAGTAGAAGAAACATTACGGACGCAGTTAGCGCCACAAACTCCAGAAACTAACTTCAGG GAGTCTAGCTACCTATTTTCTAGTAAGGAATCTATTGGACAAGAGCTGGGGAATTCCTTTGCACCAAATATTAGAATTAAGAAGGAGCCTTTGGATGACGAATATGCTAAAGCTATGGCCCCACAGCAGGGACTATTAGACAAAATTAAAGATGAACCTGGTAATTCTGAG GAGTACGGCCAACAGCCAAAATCTCAGGAAGGGGAGCTGAAAATCAGTGCTGTATTTTCAGTCAGTGGCAATCCTCTTG tTCCACAGCTGTCATCAGGTTTCCAGCCTGCTGTGGCATCCTCTGGCATGAGTAAAATGCTCCCCTCAGTTCCAAGCACAGCTGTTCGGGTTTCCTGTTCTGGCTGTAAAAAAATCCTGCAGAAGGGACAAACTGCCTACCAGAGGAAAGGTTCAACCCAGCTCTTCTGCTCCACACTGTGCCTCACTGGATACACCATTCCAGCTTCTCGCCCACCAGCTTCTACCAAGAAAACCTGCTCAAGCTGCTCAAA AGAAATTCTAAATCCAAAGGATGTAATCACTGCCCAGTTTGACAACACAGACTTCAGTAAAGATTTCTGCAGCCAGTCTTGTCTGTCCACATATGAACTGAAAAGGAAACCCATTGTCACTATCCACACCAACAGCATTTCCAGCAAGTGCAGCATGTGCCAGAAGAACGCAGTG ATCAGGCATGAGGTGAATTACCAGAACGTGGTGCACAAGCTCTGCAGCGACGCCTGCTTCTCCCAATTCCGCTCGGCCAACAACCTGACCATGAACTGCTGTGAATATTGTGGGGGCTACTGCTACAGTGGCTCTGGCCAGTGTCACATCCTGCAGATAGAGGGACAGTCCAAAAAATTCTGCAGTTCCATATGTGTGACAGGTTACAAGCAG TCAGCTAAAATTACACCCTGCACACTGTGTAAATCTCTGAGATCTTCAGCTGAGATGGTGGAGGGCACAAATAACTTGGGGAAGATGGAACTGTTTTGTTCTGTTAACTGTTTGTCAGCATACAGAGTAAAATTGGTCACTTCTTCAG GTGTTCAAGTTCAATGCAACAGCTGTAAAACCTCAGCAAACCCTCAGTATCACTTGGCTATGTCAGATGGGAGCATACGAAATTTTTGCAGCTACAATTGTGTAGTAGCTTTTCAG AATCTGTTCAACAAGCCTACAGGGCTGAACTCCTCAGTGGTGCCCCTGTCTCAGGGCCAGGTCATTGTGAGCATCCCCTCGGGGACAGTGTCAGCCACTGGCACCACCTCAACTGTGTCCCCCAGCTCcaccagcagcccagcagcagcagggctccaGAGATTGgctgcccagtgccagcaggtCACCTTTACTCGTTCTGTTGTGAAAATCAAGTGTCACCACTGTAACAGATCATTTGCCACCAAACCAGAACTGCTTGACTACAAG GGTAAAATGTTCCAGTTCTGTGGGAAGACCTGCTGTGATGAATATAAGAAGAAGGGCAATATGATGGCTTTGTGTGAATACTGCAGGTTTGAGAAAATTATCAAGGAGACAGTGAGAGTCTCAGGCATAGATAAAACATTCTGTAGTGAAG tCTGTAAACTGCTCTATAAACACGACTTGTCCAAGCGCTGGGGAAACCACTGTAAAATGTGCAGTTACTGTTTACAAACCTCCCCCAAACTGGTCCAGAATCACTTTGGGGGGAAAACAGAGGAGTTTTGCTCAGAGGAGTGCATGTCCAAATTCACTGTTTTGTTTTACCAG ATGGCAAAGTGTGATGGTTGTAAGAGACAAGGTAAACTCAACGAGTCCATAAAGTGGCAAGGGGAGATGAAGCATTTTTGCAATCTGCTTTGTATTCTGCTGTTCTGTAAACAGCAAAGTGCTCCTGACCCTCCACTCCCAAACAACACAG CAAACCTTTCCATGGCACCAGCCTCCTCCTCAGGCCCTCCTTCTTTAAGAAAGGACTCAACCCCTGTCATAGCAAACGTGGTGTCCCTTGCAAGCACCCCAGCTGCCCAGCCTACTGTTAACTCCAACAATGTTTTACAGG GTGCAGTCCCTACTGTGACAGCAAAAACAATAGGAGAT GCAAGTACCCAGACAGATGCCCTAAAGCTCCCATCATCAAAACCACCCAGGCTTCTGAAAAACAAAGCTTTATTGTGTAAGCCAATCACCCAGACTAAGGCCACCTCCTGCAAACCTCACACACAAAACAAAGAATGCCAGACAG aaggagaagaagcaccTGCCCAACCCCAGATCATTGTGGTCCCTGTTCCTGTACCAGTGTTTGTGCCAGTGCCCCTCCACCTCTACACCCAGTACACACCAGTTCCCCTGGGAATGCCAATACCT GTACCAGTTCCCATGCTCATCCCAACCACCCCGGACAATGCTGATAAGATCATTGAAAACATtcaggaaaacaaggaaaaggtTTCCATTAATCCATTTGAAGCTGATCTCCTTCAGATGGCAGAAATGATTGCAGAAGATGCAGAGAGAGATAAAACACACTCTCATGGTG GATCTCAAACATCTGAGCACGAGCTCTTCCTGGACCCCAAGATATTTGAGAAAG ACCAGGGCAGCACATACAGTGGAGATCTGGAATCAGAGGCAGTGTCCACTCCTCACAGCTGGGAGGAGGAATTGAATCACTACACCTTAAGATCCAATGCCCTGCCAGAGCCTGATCCAGAGCTCAAGCCATTCTCCAAAGGTGATGTGGAACAGGATCTGGAGGCAGATTTCCCATCAG ACTCATTTGACCCTCTCAGTAAAGGACCGGGTTTGCATTCACGTTCACGAGCGAGACGGAGACACAGGGATGGCTTCCCCCAGCCAAAAAGAAGG GGACGGAAGAAGTCGGTGGTTGCTGTGGAGCCCCGGGGTTTGATGCAGGGCTCCTACCCTGGCTGCTCTGTTTCTGGGATGACCCTCAAATACATGTATGGGGTAAATGCCTGGAAAAACTGGGTCCAATGGAAAAATGCACAGGAGGAACAAGGGGACCTGAAGTTTTCAG TTCATCCTGTGAAGCTCAAGGAGGACATTCTCTCCTGCACATTTGCTGAGCTGAGTTTTGGGTTGTGCCAGTTTATTCAAGAGGTGCGGAGACCAAACGGAGAAAAATACGACCCTGACAGCATCTTATACTTGTGCCTTGGAATTCAGCAG TACCTGTTTGAGAATGGTAGAATAGATAACATTTTCACCGAGCCCTATTCCAGGTTTATGATTGAACTTACAAAACTTCTGAAAATCTGGGAACCTACAATTCTTCCAAATG GTTATATGTTCTCAAGAATTGAAGAGGAACACTTGTGGGAGTGTAAGCAGCTGGGTGCATATTCCCCCATCGTTTTGTTGAACACTCTTCTGTTCTTCAACACCAAATATTTCCAACTAAAGAATGTCAGTGAGCACCTGAAACTGTCCTTTGCCCACGTTATGAGGCGCACCCGAACTCTGAAGTATAATACTAAGATGACATATTTAcgttttttcccaccctttcaaAAACAAGAGGTAGAATCAG ATAAATTATCAGTAGGCAAGAGGAAACGCAGTGAAGATGAGGAGGTTCCCACAGCAGTGGAAATGGCTGAAAACACAGATAATCCCCTCCGGTGCCCAGTCCGACTTTATGAATTCTACTTATCAAAATG
- the ZMYM4 gene encoding zinc finger MYM-type protein 4 isoform X1: MAEAKEEGPGPRGRFEDKSDAVFDITEKCGEILDAEMSEDAEHNLAPALDSLSYGAPNRAGAENSLQGDDHDYFLNSGDLAGIPVVGSDNEDEQNFTPKDTLSSAIHDEDHLQEGKRVPDHELDSEKEIQVQNAIQKDLTSPFEQGPVFKSLRKDFSRTRDNGKETFSAKDKNREGHFQEREKRLEKIPKDMDSRLKSSFLDKAVHNQVEETLRTQLAPQTPETNFRESSYLFSSKESIGQELGNSFAPNIRIKKEPLDDEYAKAMAPQQGLLDKIKDEPGNSEEYGQQPKSQEGELKISAVFSVSGNPLVPQLSSGFQPAVASSGMSKMLPSVPSTAVRVSCSGCKKILQKGQTAYQRKGSTQLFCSTLCLTGYTIPASRPPASTKKTCSSCSKEILNPKDVITAQFDNTDFSKDFCSQSCLSTYELKRKPIVTIHTNSISSKCSMCQKNAVIRHEVNYQNVVHKLCSDACFSQFRSANNLTMNCCEYCGGYCYSGSGQCHILQIEGQSKKFCSSICVTGYKQKSAKITPCTLCKSLRSSAEMVEGTNNLGKMELFCSVNCLSAYRVKLVTSSGVQVQCNSCKTSANPQYHLAMSDGSIRNFCSYNCVVAFQNLFNKPTGLNSSVVPLSQGQVIVSIPSGTVSATGTTSTVSPSSTSSPAAAGLQRLAAQCQQVTFTRSVVKIKCHHCNRSFATKPELLDYKGKMFQFCGKTCCDEYKKKGNMMALCEYCRFEKIIKETVRVSGIDKTFCSEVCKLLYKHDLSKRWGNHCKMCSYCLQTSPKLVQNHFGGKTEEFCSEECMSKFTVLFYQMAKCDGCKRQGKLNESIKWQGEMKHFCNLLCILLFCKQQSAPDPPLPNNTANLSMAPASSSGPPSLRKDSTPVIANVVSLASTPAAQPTVNSNNVLQGAVPTVTAKTIGDASTQTDALKLPSSKPPRLLKNKALLCKPITQTKATSCKPHTQNKECQTEGEEAPAQPQIIVVPVPVPVFVPVPLHLYTQYTPVPLGMPIPVPVPMLIPTTPDNADKIIENIQENKEKVSINPFEADLLQMAEMIAEDAERDKTHSHGGSQTSEHELFLDPKIFEKDQGSTYSGDLESEAVSTPHSWEEELNHYTLRSNALPEPDPELKPFSKGDVEQDLEADFPSDSFDPLSKGPGLHSRSRARRRHRDGFPQPKRRGRKKSVVAVEPRGLMQGSYPGCSVSGMTLKYMYGVNAWKNWVQWKNAQEEQGDLKFSVHPVKLKEDILSCTFAELSFGLCQFIQEVRRPNGEKYDPDSILYLCLGIQQYLFENGRIDNIFTEPYSRFMIELTKLLKIWEPTILPNGYMFSRIEEEHLWECKQLGAYSPIVLLNTLLFFNTKYFQLKNVSEHLKLSFAHVMRRTRTLKYNTKMTYLRFFPPFQKQEVESDKLSVGKRKRSEDEEVPTAVEMAENTDNPLRCPVRLYEFYLSKCSESVKQRSDVFYLQPERSCVPNSPIWYSTLPIDPGTLDIMLTRILMVREVHEELAKVKSEDSDIELSD; this comes from the exons ATGGCGGAGGCCAAGGAGGAGGGGCCCGGCCCCCGCGGCAGG TTTGAAGATAAATCTGATGCGGTATTTGATATTACAGAAAAAT gtggTGAAATTCTGGATGCAGAGATGTCTGAGGACGCTGAGCACAACTTAGCACCTGCCCTGGACAGCTTGTCTTACGGAGCACCCAACCGAGCAGGAGCTGAGAATTCACTGCAGGGTGATGATCATGATTATTTTCTGAACTCTGGGGATCTTGCAGGCATACCTGTTGTTGGGAGTGACAACGAAGATGAGCAGAATTTCACTCCAAAAGACACTCTTTCTTCAGCAATTCATGATGAAGATCATCTGCAAGAGGGCAAGAGAGTTCCAGATCATGAACTGGACAGTGAAAAAGAAATTCAGGTTCAGAATGCAATCCAGAAGGATCTCACTTCCCCCTTTGAGCAGGGCCCTGTATTTAAATCACTTCGAAAAGATTTTAGCAGAACACGAGATAATGGCAAAGAGACTTTTTCAGCCAAGGACAAGAATAGAGAAGGACATTTTCAAGAACGTGAAAAACGATTGGAAAAAATCCCTAAAGATATGGATTCTAGATTGAAAAGCAGTTTTCTTGACAAAGCAG TTCATAATCAAGTAGAAGAAACATTACGGACGCAGTTAGCGCCACAAACTCCAGAAACTAACTTCAGG GAGTCTAGCTACCTATTTTCTAGTAAGGAATCTATTGGACAAGAGCTGGGGAATTCCTTTGCACCAAATATTAGAATTAAGAAGGAGCCTTTGGATGACGAATATGCTAAAGCTATGGCCCCACAGCAGGGACTATTAGACAAAATTAAAGATGAACCTGGTAATTCTGAG GAGTACGGCCAACAGCCAAAATCTCAGGAAGGGGAGCTGAAAATCAGTGCTGTATTTTCAGTCAGTGGCAATCCTCTTG tTCCACAGCTGTCATCAGGTTTCCAGCCTGCTGTGGCATCCTCTGGCATGAGTAAAATGCTCCCCTCAGTTCCAAGCACAGCTGTTCGGGTTTCCTGTTCTGGCTGTAAAAAAATCCTGCAGAAGGGACAAACTGCCTACCAGAGGAAAGGTTCAACCCAGCTCTTCTGCTCCACACTGTGCCTCACTGGATACACCATTCCAGCTTCTCGCCCACCAGCTTCTACCAAGAAAACCTGCTCAAGCTGCTCAAA AGAAATTCTAAATCCAAAGGATGTAATCACTGCCCAGTTTGACAACACAGACTTCAGTAAAGATTTCTGCAGCCAGTCTTGTCTGTCCACATATGAACTGAAAAGGAAACCCATTGTCACTATCCACACCAACAGCATTTCCAGCAAGTGCAGCATGTGCCAGAAGAACGCAGTG ATCAGGCATGAGGTGAATTACCAGAACGTGGTGCACAAGCTCTGCAGCGACGCCTGCTTCTCCCAATTCCGCTCGGCCAACAACCTGACCATGAACTGCTGTGAATATTGTGGGGGCTACTGCTACAGTGGCTCTGGCCAGTGTCACATCCTGCAGATAGAGGGACAGTCCAAAAAATTCTGCAGTTCCATATGTGTGACAGGTTACAAGCAG AAGTCAGCTAAAATTACACCCTGCACACTGTGTAAATCTCTGAGATCTTCAGCTGAGATGGTGGAGGGCACAAATAACTTGGGGAAGATGGAACTGTTTTGTTCTGTTAACTGTTTGTCAGCATACAGAGTAAAATTGGTCACTTCTTCAG GTGTTCAAGTTCAATGCAACAGCTGTAAAACCTCAGCAAACCCTCAGTATCACTTGGCTATGTCAGATGGGAGCATACGAAATTTTTGCAGCTACAATTGTGTAGTAGCTTTTCAG AATCTGTTCAACAAGCCTACAGGGCTGAACTCCTCAGTGGTGCCCCTGTCTCAGGGCCAGGTCATTGTGAGCATCCCCTCGGGGACAGTGTCAGCCACTGGCACCACCTCAACTGTGTCCCCCAGCTCcaccagcagcccagcagcagcagggctccaGAGATTGgctgcccagtgccagcaggtCACCTTTACTCGTTCTGTTGTGAAAATCAAGTGTCACCACTGTAACAGATCATTTGCCACCAAACCAGAACTGCTTGACTACAAG GGTAAAATGTTCCAGTTCTGTGGGAAGACCTGCTGTGATGAATATAAGAAGAAGGGCAATATGATGGCTTTGTGTGAATACTGCAGGTTTGAGAAAATTATCAAGGAGACAGTGAGAGTCTCAGGCATAGATAAAACATTCTGTAGTGAAG tCTGTAAACTGCTCTATAAACACGACTTGTCCAAGCGCTGGGGAAACCACTGTAAAATGTGCAGTTACTGTTTACAAACCTCCCCCAAACTGGTCCAGAATCACTTTGGGGGGAAAACAGAGGAGTTTTGCTCAGAGGAGTGCATGTCCAAATTCACTGTTTTGTTTTACCAG ATGGCAAAGTGTGATGGTTGTAAGAGACAAGGTAAACTCAACGAGTCCATAAAGTGGCAAGGGGAGATGAAGCATTTTTGCAATCTGCTTTGTATTCTGCTGTTCTGTAAACAGCAAAGTGCTCCTGACCCTCCACTCCCAAACAACACAG CAAACCTTTCCATGGCACCAGCCTCCTCCTCAGGCCCTCCTTCTTTAAGAAAGGACTCAACCCCTGTCATAGCAAACGTGGTGTCCCTTGCAAGCACCCCAGCTGCCCAGCCTACTGTTAACTCCAACAATGTTTTACAGG GTGCAGTCCCTACTGTGACAGCAAAAACAATAGGAGAT GCAAGTACCCAGACAGATGCCCTAAAGCTCCCATCATCAAAACCACCCAGGCTTCTGAAAAACAAAGCTTTATTGTGTAAGCCAATCACCCAGACTAAGGCCACCTCCTGCAAACCTCACACACAAAACAAAGAATGCCAGACAG aaggagaagaagcaccTGCCCAACCCCAGATCATTGTGGTCCCTGTTCCTGTACCAGTGTTTGTGCCAGTGCCCCTCCACCTCTACACCCAGTACACACCAGTTCCCCTGGGAATGCCAATACCT GTACCAGTTCCCATGCTCATCCCAACCACCCCGGACAATGCTGATAAGATCATTGAAAACATtcaggaaaacaaggaaaaggtTTCCATTAATCCATTTGAAGCTGATCTCCTTCAGATGGCAGAAATGATTGCAGAAGATGCAGAGAGAGATAAAACACACTCTCATGGTG GATCTCAAACATCTGAGCACGAGCTCTTCCTGGACCCCAAGATATTTGAGAAAG ACCAGGGCAGCACATACAGTGGAGATCTGGAATCAGAGGCAGTGTCCACTCCTCACAGCTGGGAGGAGGAATTGAATCACTACACCTTAAGATCCAATGCCCTGCCAGAGCCTGATCCAGAGCTCAAGCCATTCTCCAAAGGTGATGTGGAACAGGATCTGGAGGCAGATTTCCCATCAG ACTCATTTGACCCTCTCAGTAAAGGACCGGGTTTGCATTCACGTTCACGAGCGAGACGGAGACACAGGGATGGCTTCCCCCAGCCAAAAAGAAGG GGACGGAAGAAGTCGGTGGTTGCTGTGGAGCCCCGGGGTTTGATGCAGGGCTCCTACCCTGGCTGCTCTGTTTCTGGGATGACCCTCAAATACATGTATGGGGTAAATGCCTGGAAAAACTGGGTCCAATGGAAAAATGCACAGGAGGAACAAGGGGACCTGAAGTTTTCAG TTCATCCTGTGAAGCTCAAGGAGGACATTCTCTCCTGCACATTTGCTGAGCTGAGTTTTGGGTTGTGCCAGTTTATTCAAGAGGTGCGGAGACCAAACGGAGAAAAATACGACCCTGACAGCATCTTATACTTGTGCCTTGGAATTCAGCAG TACCTGTTTGAGAATGGTAGAATAGATAACATTTTCACCGAGCCCTATTCCAGGTTTATGATTGAACTTACAAAACTTCTGAAAATCTGGGAACCTACAATTCTTCCAAATG GTTATATGTTCTCAAGAATTGAAGAGGAACACTTGTGGGAGTGTAAGCAGCTGGGTGCATATTCCCCCATCGTTTTGTTGAACACTCTTCTGTTCTTCAACACCAAATATTTCCAACTAAAGAATGTCAGTGAGCACCTGAAACTGTCCTTTGCCCACGTTATGAGGCGCACCCGAACTCTGAAGTATAATACTAAGATGACATATTTAcgttttttcccaccctttcaaAAACAAGAGGTAGAATCAG ATAAATTATCAGTAGGCAAGAGGAAACGCAGTGAAGATGAGGAGGTTCCCACAGCAGTGGAAATGGCTGAAAACACAGATAATCCCCTCCGGTGCCCAGTCCGACTTTATGAATTCTACTTATCAAAATG